The DNA segment tatgtaagataatgacttgaaactcaaaatatatctttatcatcatcatttgcatgtgttgtaacaatcctaattagtcaaatttgtgtatttgaagGAATTATGCCcgttggtgtatcttccttttgaagtagaagtctcttattcagacatagattcattttactgtcaaatcccggaaaagtggagcgcgctgtcttacggacagctcttgttccccATTTGACCAGTGCGCAAGGACTTCCCCAAATCCTAAAAAAAATCCCTGATGACTTATGATATCAAAAATATCTGATATCCATTAAAGAATTAAGGATATGACAAAATAGCAAATAAGTAATAAAGCAACACCCCATACTAAGTTAAATGTATCATTTAGAATATTGAATGTcgctttttatatatatttcagacatGCAGGAGGACTTAGTAAGTTTCTACAGGCAACAGTGCTATACCCTACCTCTGTCACCTTTAATGGAAGAAAATGACACACCTATCCTCGAATTCTACGTCAAACCAGATATAAATTCTGTGGAAACTGTGAGATTGTGGGGAGGTGGCAAAGAAGTTAGATCAAAGGTTACATCATTGCATGATGTGTTTTACAAGGAAAATGAACTGTGTCGTGAAATTTACCTTATTGCAGATTCGGGATTTGGGAAAACAGCATTTAGTAAACGGCTCGTTTTGGCATGGTGTCAAGCCAAAAAACATATCCAAGATGAGGAAGAATACTTTGATGAGGAAGCTATTGCAACCATGTCAGAGTTTGATCTTGTGTTCTTTCTGTCATTACATGATTGTTCATTGAAACAATATGACATTGATGACATGATCttaaaacaaataattcaagCGCTAGCACACACGTCTCTTACAATGAATGAGCTTGAAAACCTTCTTTCTCGGGTCAAATACCTTGTGATTCTGGATGGTTTGGACGAGTGGACACACCCATTGCCTGTCAATAaacaaggtcacagtgatattCCACACAGGAAAGCTAGGGAATGTACAATCCTCACAACAAGTAGACCATGGAAGTTTGGTATTAGTAAGATACGTTCAAGTGAAATAGAGCGAAAGTTGGAACTTGTCGGACTTTGTAAAGAATCTGCTAAAAGTTTGAAGAAGAGTGTGATCTCACTATTGTGTGGTAAAACTGAcgtagaaaaaaatgttcatgacTTTGATCTCGCTGTCAGTGATAGAGGCATTTCAGATTGGGAAACTACTCCGCTCCTACTGACGTATCTTCTCTGCTTATGGTGTGATGTTAAAGATCTAGGAAGATCTAGAACTGAGTTATATTGTCAAATTGTAGAACTGCTTCTAAAACACACGTTTGGAAAGTACCCTGAAATGCAACAGTCACACGAGCACTCCCCGAGTTATATCCCGCAATGCTTCAGTAAACATGAACATTGTACTAAATACAGCATATATCTGAAAGATTTGGCACAATTGGCATTTGGAACTTTATTCAGTGAAACAAAGGAAAGCACACTTGTTTTCCTCAAGTCAGTTGCTGATAAGTATCTGTCAAAAGATTCTTTGAAATTGAGTCTTCACTTGGGACTATTAACGCAAAGTACAGAAAAGACATTAACCAAACAAACTTCCAAAGTTTCTTTTGCTCACAAAACAGTGCAGGAATTTTTTTGCGCATTGTATATTTgctgtcaaaatgaaagtgaTGTCAAAAACATTGTTCAAAAATACTGCAAAAGTTTGCAAAGTATTCTGGACATGTCGACAGTATTCGCTTTTATCAGTGGAATGAACGCAGATATCATTTCTTCAATATCACACCAGTTCATGTCTGTGATAAGGGAAGATGAGATAACGAGCGAATACAGGTCTACAACTGATCGTGACTGTGAACCTCTGAAAGACATAcaagacatgtacatttcttgtttaaaagaaaacacGAGCAGTAAGGAACTCAAACTTTTCTGCCAAGATTTTTTCGTTAGCTATGATTGTCAAGAAGAAAAATACTTCCCATATTTAACACGGCTCgtaaaaaacaaccaaaacaacatGGAGTCAGTAAATATTGACACAGAAGATGGTCATAGTCTACATGAAATTATTAATAATTCATTTGCAGTCAACGAACTCTTCAGCATCAATAAAATATTCTACTGCAGTGAAGATGAAAACACGCACCTTCCTGTACTGTTATACAGGTCACCGAAATGTGTCACAGTTATGTCGTCAGGTACTTGGAGCCGTGAAATACCAGAAACATTACAGAATAATTCTCTGTTACAAGCAATTCATATCTGTAATTGTGAGATGAGTCATGATGTACTGAATGACTTCCTGAATTACATTATGAACCGAAAAACAATGACAGAGATTAGATTGGAGCTCGTATTGTGTACCGAGCACGATGATTCGTGTACTTTCAATTTGGATTTTTGTCATCATTCAGATCTACGGAAATTAGAATTGTGCATGATACCTAAAGTGTCACAATTGACAGTTAATAGCCAAGTGAAAAAAGTGAAGTTGTTTGGGAATATCAATCTAGATGAAAGGTCCCTGCCTCCTGAAATGGTAAATATTGAACTTGTTGAGTTGTGGGATGTAAACATCTCCGCTTCAGCATTCCGTCTTCTCGTTAAGGCAGTGGAGAAACTTTCACACAAAGTGACAGTAAAAATAAACTGTTGTAATATAGCACCGAGAACAGAGTTTGAAGATGTTAAACAATATATACGCTTATCTCAGAATTTCCGAGTCGTGGAGAATGAACGTCGGAGGTTTGAgtttgaaacaaaagttgaaagtTAAGTTACTAAATAAACTCGGACTGatagtgtaaatattttattaacgcttttcattatacccccaccacaCGTTTGGGGAgtgggctatataggagtcagttttgtcgcgtcccgtcagtcgcaaaatctattatctcagttattactaaatggatttgattcaaacttaaaatagttgttccacctcatcacccacatcatgtgacataaggtgcttaactctgacatcaatttttagctcacctgagcaatgctcaaaAAATAACTCAGTCTTAATTAACGAtcatgattttcttttatttcaaccaTTATTAAGTCAccaaaaaatgtgtttataacatataaaatagacaaatattttgttaattagcGTACATTGAATAAGCACGAaaaaatacagtcatgtaatttCATCAATAATAATTACGGATATAATCACACAAGATTTGTTTTCAAACAGTTACCGGTATTCTACGTACGTTTTGCTCAGTCATTAAAATCCTTCGAACTCACTATCGGAATCACTGTCATCTGCCAATAATGAAAGTAGATCGGCCTGTGAAATCTGGGGGGTCATAGGGATCAAGACCCTCATTGTCATCTCCTTTGGAAATCTGAACATCATTATGAAAGTTAGCACTTTCACCACTAATAAACTCATCAAACAAAGCATCATCTTGACTTCCGTCCAACGAATTGGATATACCACACTTGAGAAATGATCTGATCACCATTTCATCACTTATACCGTCCCATGCATTTAAAATCCACGTGCACACAGTCACTAAGTCCGGCCGCTTTCTGTTTCCATGCTTAGTGAACTCATGCGGTCCATCTACCATCCACTGATTCCATTGGTGACGCATATTTACTTTGAATGGCTTATTTAGTGACACATCAAGCGGCTGTAAAACTGACGTTCCAGCAGGAATCACTGCGGTGCGCGTTTTTTTCTCACTTAAATCCTTTTTTACAGTCTCTAACAAATGCACTCTGAACTGATCCCACACCAGTAATGATTTTTTACTTAATCCACCTGGACGCGAAAACCACACTTTATCTAACCACTCGCGTAACACCTTTTCATCGACCCATCCGTTTTGTTGCGCAAACACTAGAATTCCTGGGGGAAACTTTTCCTTAGGAACAGTTTTCCTTTTTAACACCACCGCCGGTTTCAACTTAGTCCCATCAGCCATACATGCAAGAATGACAGTGAAATGAGTCTTTTCATGTCCGGTAGTTTTAATTGAttggtaggtcagtaggtctaaaaatagaaaaaccttgtgacatctctagaggccatatttttgaatggatcttcatgaaaattggtcagaatgttcatcttgatgatatctaggtcaggttcgaaagtgggtcacgtgccttcaaaaagtaggtcagtaggtcaaataatgaaaaaacgttttgacctctctagaggccatatttttcatgggatctgtataaaagttggtctgaatgtttatcaactgggtcatgtgggaagaggtgagcgattcaggaccatcatggtcctcttgtttaaactttTGTTCTGAGTTTCTTCCCCATAAATTCCAGgaataagtctatttttagattttcaatattttaggtatttttctaacattttagctcacctgagcacaaagtgctcaaaggtgagctttagtgatcaccgtGTCCGACGGCCGTCGTCGTCTGTCCGACcagcgtcaacaatttgactgttaacactctagaagtcacatttttggcccaatcttaatgaaactgtcagaatgttaccctcaataaaatcttagacgagttcgatattgggtcatcttgggtcaaaaactaggtcaccaggtcaaatcaaaggaaaagcttgttaacactctagaggtcacagtttggcccagtcttaatgaaacttggtcagaatgttttacttaataaagtcttggacgaatttgatattgggtcatctggggtcaaaaactaggtcaccaggtcaaatcaaaggtaaagcttgttaacagtgtagaagccgcatttatgactatatcttcatgaaacttggtcagaatgttaatattgatgatcttaaggtccagttccaatctgggtcatgtaggatcaaaaacaaggtcacctggtcaaatcaaaggaaaagctagttaacactgtagaggccacatttatgaccatatcttaatgaaagttggtcagaatgttaatctttgatctttagg comes from the Mercenaria mercenaria strain notata chromosome 9, MADL_Memer_1, whole genome shotgun sequence genome and includes:
- the LOC123546711 gene encoding uncharacterized protein LOC123546711 isoform X1, producing the protein MSKQLQKGALIAKMAAAMMKRKMDKKKRRLAELRDMQEDLVSFYRQQCYTLPLSPLMEENDTPILEFYVKPDINSVETVRLWGGGKEVRSKVTSLHDVFYKENELCREIYLIADSGFGKTAFSKRLVLAWCQAKKHIQDEEEYFDEEAIATMSEFDLVFFLSLHDCSLKQYDIDDMILKQIIQALAHTSLTMNELENLLSRVKYLVILDGLDEWTHPLPVNKQGHSDIPHRKARECTILTTSRPWKFGISKIRSSEIERKLELVGLCKESAKSLKKSVISLLCGKTDVEKNVHDFDLAVSDRGISDWETTPLLLTYLLCLWCDVKDLGRSRTELYCQIVELLLKHTFGKYPEMQQSHEHSPSYIPQCFSKHEHCTKYSIYLKDLAQLAFGTLFSETKESTLVFLKSVADKYLSKDSLKLSLHLGLLTQSTEKTLTKQTSKVSFAHKTVQEFFCALYICCQNESDVKNIVQKYCKSLQSILDMSTVFAFISGMNADIISSISHQFMSVIREDEITSEYRSTTDRDCEPLKDIQDMYISCLKENTSSKELKLFCQDFFVSYDCQEEKYFPYLTRLVKNNQNNMESVNIDTEDGHSLHEIINNSFAVNELFSINKIFYCSEDENTHLPVLLYRSPKCVTVMSSGTWSREIPETLQNNSLLQAIHICNCEMSHDVLNDFLNYIMNRKTMTEIRLELVLCTEHDDSCTFNLDFCHHSDLRKLELCMIPKVSQLTVNSQVKKVKLFGNINLDERSLPPEMVNIELVELWDVNISASAFRLLVKAVEKLSHKVTVKINCCNIAPRTEFEDVKQYIRLSQNFRVVENERRRFEFETKVES
- the LOC123546711 gene encoding uncharacterized protein LOC123546711 isoform X2 encodes the protein MQEDLVSFYRQQCYTLPLSPLMEENDTPILEFYVKPDINSVETVRLWGGGKEVRSKVTSLHDVFYKENELCREIYLIADSGFGKTAFSKRLVLAWCQAKKHIQDEEEYFDEEAIATMSEFDLVFFLSLHDCSLKQYDIDDMILKQIIQALAHTSLTMNELENLLSRVKYLVILDGLDEWTHPLPVNKQGHSDIPHRKARECTILTTSRPWKFGISKIRSSEIERKLELVGLCKESAKSLKKSVISLLCGKTDVEKNVHDFDLAVSDRGISDWETTPLLLTYLLCLWCDVKDLGRSRTELYCQIVELLLKHTFGKYPEMQQSHEHSPSYIPQCFSKHEHCTKYSIYLKDLAQLAFGTLFSETKESTLVFLKSVADKYLSKDSLKLSLHLGLLTQSTEKTLTKQTSKVSFAHKTVQEFFCALYICCQNESDVKNIVQKYCKSLQSILDMSTVFAFISGMNADIISSISHQFMSVIREDEITSEYRSTTDRDCEPLKDIQDMYISCLKENTSSKELKLFCQDFFVSYDCQEEKYFPYLTRLVKNNQNNMESVNIDTEDGHSLHEIINNSFAVNELFSINKIFYCSEDENTHLPVLLYRSPKCVTVMSSGTWSREIPETLQNNSLLQAIHICNCEMSHDVLNDFLNYIMNRKTMTEIRLELVLCTEHDDSCTFNLDFCHHSDLRKLELCMIPKVSQLTVNSQVKKVKLFGNINLDERSLPPEMVNIELVELWDVNISASAFRLLVKAVEKLSHKVTVKINCCNIAPRTEFEDVKQYIRLSQNFRVVENERRRFEFETKVES